In the Topomyia yanbarensis strain Yona2022 chromosome 3, ASM3024719v1, whole genome shotgun sequence genome, one interval contains:
- the LOC131694290 gene encoding negative elongation factor E isoform X1 codes for MVYIHFPSNLTEEELMLQAKYAKLKKKKKALQALKAPKQEPEKNLIPKRPADARDAREVARKLLKSGAIQAIQKPQLKQESSFKRPKGQERKRSQQESSPGAQYQSFSSVETPPPNPTTSPDPPLIPAAVVTAPVTATAPPVTPVPDKEPNRIPNLYQQFANERDKEEQAAAKAGDSPRDRPRSGNTVYVSGNKVTEDFLKKHFHDFGEILNISMEIEKGRGFITFSKTESADRAIGELHSKTVGGIQLQVQLARRQPQINPINDAGSSAAWSALATNRSQKGKHKDNRELVCYDHDDIF; via the exons ATGGTTTACATTCACTTTCCATCGAATTTAACAGAGGAAGAGCTTATGTTACAAGCAAAATACGCCAAACTGAAGAAAAAG AAAAAAGCGTTGCAAGCTTTGAAAGCACCTAAACAGGAACCTGAGAAAAATCTCATACCAAAACGTCCTGCAGACGCCCGCGATGCACGCGAAGTGGCACGAAAACTTCTAAAGAGTGGCGCTATTCaagccattcaaaaaccacaaCTAAAACAGGAAAGCTCCTTCAAAAGGCCCAAAG GTCAAGAACGCAAACGATCTCAGCAGGAATCAAGTCCCGGAGCTCAATATCAGTCTTTTTCGTCAGTTGAAACACCACCTCCAAATCCAACGACAAGTCCGGATCCGCCGCTTATACCGGCAGCAGTTGTGACTGCACCGGTGACGGCGACGGCACCGCCTGTGACACCTGTGCCAGATAAGGAACCTAACCGCATCCCAAATCTGTATCAACAATTTGCCAATGAACGAGACAAAGAAGAGCAGGCCGCTGCCAAAGCTGGAGATTCCCCACGAGATAGGCCTCGATCTGGCAACACGGTCTACGTTTCCGGCAATAAAGTAACggaagattttctcaaaaagCATTTCCATGATTTTGGGGAAATTTTGAATATCTCAATGGAAATCGAAAAGGGTCGAGGTTTCATTACATTCTCCAAAACCGAATCAGCAGATCGTGCTATTGGCGAG CTCCACAGCAAAACTGTTGGAGGAATCCAGCTACAAGTACAATTGGCCAGACGACAACCACAGATTAATCCAATCAATGACGCAGGTTCGTCAGCTGCTTGGTCAGCTCTTG CGACCAATCGATCCCAGAAAGGCAAGCACAAGGATAATCGAGAGCTGGTGTGTTACGATCATGACGACATTTTCTAA
- the LOC131694290 gene encoding negative elongation factor E isoform X2 codes for MVYIHFPSNLTEEELMLQAKYAKLKKKKKALQALKAPKQEPEKNLIPKRPADARDAREVARKLLKSGAIQAIQKPQLKQESSFKRPKGQERKRSQQESSPGAQYQSFSSVETPPPNPTTSPDPPLIPAAVVTAPVTATAPPVTPVPDKEPNRIPNLYQQFANERDKEEQAAAKAGDSPRDRPRSGNTVYVSGNKVTEDFLKKHFHDFGEILNISMEIEKGRGFITFSKTESADRAIGELHSKTVGGIQLQVQLARRQPQINPINDAATNRSQKGKHKDNRELVCYDHDDIF; via the exons ATGGTTTACATTCACTTTCCATCGAATTTAACAGAGGAAGAGCTTATGTTACAAGCAAAATACGCCAAACTGAAGAAAAAG AAAAAAGCGTTGCAAGCTTTGAAAGCACCTAAACAGGAACCTGAGAAAAATCTCATACCAAAACGTCCTGCAGACGCCCGCGATGCACGCGAAGTGGCACGAAAACTTCTAAAGAGTGGCGCTATTCaagccattcaaaaaccacaaCTAAAACAGGAAAGCTCCTTCAAAAGGCCCAAAG GTCAAGAACGCAAACGATCTCAGCAGGAATCAAGTCCCGGAGCTCAATATCAGTCTTTTTCGTCAGTTGAAACACCACCTCCAAATCCAACGACAAGTCCGGATCCGCCGCTTATACCGGCAGCAGTTGTGACTGCACCGGTGACGGCGACGGCACCGCCTGTGACACCTGTGCCAGATAAGGAACCTAACCGCATCCCAAATCTGTATCAACAATTTGCCAATGAACGAGACAAAGAAGAGCAGGCCGCTGCCAAAGCTGGAGATTCCCCACGAGATAGGCCTCGATCTGGCAACACGGTCTACGTTTCCGGCAATAAAGTAACggaagattttctcaaaaagCATTTCCATGATTTTGGGGAAATTTTGAATATCTCAATGGAAATCGAAAAGGGTCGAGGTTTCATTACATTCTCCAAAACCGAATCAGCAGATCGTGCTATTGGCGAG CTCCACAGCAAAACTGTTGGAGGAATCCAGCTACAAGTACAATTGGCCAGACGACAACCACAGATTAATCCAATCAATGACGCAG CGACCAATCGATCCCAGAAAGGCAAGCACAAGGATAATCGAGAGCTGGTGTGTTACGATCATGACGACATTTTCTAA